The Ictidomys tridecemlineatus isolate mIctTri1 chromosome 6, mIctTri1.hap1, whole genome shotgun sequence genome includes a region encoding these proteins:
- the LOC101967761 gene encoding keratin, type II cuticular Hb5, with protein sequence MSCRSYRISSGCGVTRNFSSCSAVAPKTGNRCCISATPYRGVSCYRGLTGFSSRSLGNLGSCGPRMAIGGFRSGSCGRSFGYRSGGVCGPSAPCITTVSVNESLLTPLNLEIDPNAQCVKHEEKEQIKCLNSKFAAFIDKVRFLEQQNKLLETKWQFYQNQRCCESNLEPLFAGYIETLRREAECVEADSGRLASELNHVQEVLEGYKKKYEEEVALRATAENEFVVLKKDVDCAYLRKSDLEANVEALVEESSFLKRLYEEEIRVLQAHISDTSVIVKMDNSRDLNMDCVVAEIKAQYDDVASRSRAEAESWYRTKCEEMKATVIRHGETLRRTREEINELNRIIQRLTAEIENAKSQRAKLEAAVAEAEQQGEAALSDARCKLAELEGALQKAKQDMACLLKEYQEVMNSKLGLDIEIATYRRLLEGEEHRLCEGVGSVNVCVSSSRGGVTCGGLSYSTTPGRQITSGPSATGGSITVMAPDSCSPCQPRSSSFSCTSSRSVRFA encoded by the exons ATGTCCTGCCGCTCCTACAGGATCAGCTCAGGATGTGGGGTCACCAGGAACTTCAGCTCCTGCTCAGCTGTGGCCCCCAAAACTGGCAACCGCTGCTGCATCAGTGCCACCCCCTACCGGGGAGTGTCCTGCTACCGGGGGCTCACGGGCTTCAGCAGCCGCAGCCTTGGTAACCTGGGCTCCTGCGGACCCCGCATGGCCATTGGGGGCTTCCGCTCTGGCTCCTGCGGCCGCAGCTTCGGCTACCGCTCCGGAGGCGTGTGCGGACCCAGCGCTCCCTGCATCACCACCGTGTCCGTCAACGAGAGCCTGCTCACGCCCCTCAACCTGGAGATCGACCCCAATGCGCAGTGCGTGAAGCACGAGGAGAAGGAGCAGATCAAGTGCCTCAACAGCAAGTTCGCTGCCTTCATCGACAAG GTGCGCTTCCTGGAGCAGCAGAACAAACTGCTGGAGACCAAGTGGCAGTTCTACCAGAACCAGCGCTGCTGCGAGAGCAACCTGGAGCCCCTGTTTGCTGGCTACATTGAGACCCTGAGGCGGGAGGCCGAGTGTGTGGAGGCTGACAGTGGGAGGCTGGCCTCAGAGCTCAACCACGTGCAGGAGGTGCTGGAGGGCTACAAGAAGAA GTACGAAGAGGAAGTGGctctgagagccacagctgagaaCGAGTTTGTGGTTCTAAAGAAG GATGTGGACTGCGCCTACCTGCGGAAATCAGACCTGGAGGCCAATGTGGAGGCCCTGGTGGAGGAATCTAGCTTCCTGAAGCGCCTCTACGAAGAG GAGATCCGCGTTCTCCAAGCCCACATCTCAGATACCTCAGTCATTGTCAAGATGGACAACAGCCGCGACCTGAACATGGACTGCGTTGTGGCTGAGATCAAGGCTCAGTATGATGATGTTGCCAGTCGCAGTCGGGCTGAGGCTGAGTCCTGGTACCGCACCAAG TGCGAGGAGATGAAGGCCACGGTGATCCGGCATGGGGAGACCCTGCGCCGCACCAGGGAGGAGATCAACGAGCTGAACCGCATCATCCAGAGGCTGACGGCTGAGATTGAGAATGCCAAGAGCCAG CGTGCCAAGCTGGAAGCCGCTGTGGccgaggcagagcagcagggcgAGGCAGCCCTGAGCGATGCCCGCTGCAAGCTGGCTGAGCTGGAGGGCGCCCTGCAGAAGGCCAAGCAGGACATGGCCTGCCTGCTCAAGGAGTACCAGGAGGTGATGAACTCCAAGCTGGGCCTGGACATCGAGATCGCCACCTACAGGCGCCTGCTGGAGGGCGAGGAGCACAG GCTGTGCGAGGGTGTGGGCTCCGTGAATGTCT GTGTCAGCAGTTCCCGTGGTGGAGTCACCTGTGGTGGCCTCTCATATAGCACCACCCCTGGGCGCCAGATCACCTCTGGGCCCTCAGCCACCGGGGGCAGCATCACAGTAATGGCCCCCGACTCCTGCAGCCCCTGCCAGCCCCGCTCCTCCAGCTTCAGCTGCACGAGCAGCCGGTCAGTTCGCTTTGCGTAG